One genomic segment of Thalassospiraceae bacterium LMO-SO8 includes these proteins:
- a CDS encoding ATP-binding protein produces MEDTVRTSGTPNLGRRTLAGRLFSSIFLAFLGIGVLITAVLIWDVLRRADEEIEREIRIVKSAFHDPIADQLWAYDEKELGAVLTALVRLSVAQGVIVEDPFSGRRLGAHGIISSGDGSGMAVHSFDIHYVAQGADKARHLGRVSLLVPANLALTRSWLSIMLILSAAMVKLLLIWILFSYFAQRQLVRPLSRLSDAVDRIDPGFRPYSDIQAVGPNDGELKHLQDAFNRLLNRLESAHAQRAAYEEELIGARAQLEDAVAERTRQLDGARRRAEEASIAKSRFLAMMSHELRTPLNSILGFSQFMVDEIMGRMGNAQYLEYAGDIQHSARHLLDVINDILDISKVEAGEAKLEEEDLDLRDLAAAVRRLMSPRISAKSQVLSINIPDNMPKLRGDGRIIRQVLMNLFANANKFTPEGGALTMSTGVDYRGGIRIEVADTGIGIAAEDIPLVLEAFGQVRTSHTVTHEGTGLGLTLSKQLVELHGGDLAIQSEVGKGTTVILRFPAERTLS; encoded by the coding sequence TTGGAAGATACCGTTAGGACCAGCGGTACGCCGAACTTGGGCCGCCGCACCCTTGCCGGGCGCCTGTTTTCATCGATCTTCCTGGCGTTTCTGGGCATCGGTGTTTTGATCACCGCCGTTTTGATCTGGGATGTCCTGCGCCGCGCGGACGAAGAGATCGAGCGCGAAATCCGCATCGTCAAAAGCGCCTTCCATGATCCCATCGCGGATCAGCTTTGGGCCTATGACGAGAAGGAACTGGGGGCGGTGCTGACGGCCCTGGTGCGGCTGTCCGTGGCCCAGGGGGTGATTGTCGAAGATCCGTTCAGCGGCCGCCGCCTAGGGGCCCACGGCATCATCAGCAGCGGTGACGGTTCGGGCATGGCGGTTCACTCGTTCGATATTCACTATGTCGCCCAGGGGGCGGACAAGGCCCGGCATCTCGGGCGTGTCAGTCTGCTGGTGCCGGCGAACCTGGCGCTTACCCGATCGTGGCTGTCGATCATGTTGATTCTCAGCGCCGCCATGGTGAAGCTTTTGCTTATCTGGATTCTGTTCAGCTATTTCGCCCAACGCCAATTGGTGCGCCCGCTGTCCCGTCTGTCCGACGCGGTCGACCGCATCGATCCGGGCTTCCGTCCCTACTCGGACATTCAGGCGGTGGGGCCGAATGACGGCGAGCTCAAGCACTTGCAGGATGCCTTCAACCGTCTTCTCAACCGCCTGGAATCCGCCCATGCGCAACGCGCCGCCTATGAGGAGGAATTGATCGGCGCGCGCGCGCAGCTTGAAGACGCGGTGGCCGAGCGGACCCGGCAGTTGGACGGGGCGCGGCGCCGCGCCGAAGAGGCCAGCATCGCTAAATCGCGCTTTCTCGCCATGATGAGCCACGAATTGCGCACGCCGCTGAATTCGATCCTCGGGTTTTCGCAGTTCATGGTCGATGAAATCATGGGCCGTATGGGCAATGCCCAGTATCTTGAATATGCTGGTGATATTCAGCATTCGGCGCGCCATCTATTGGACGTGATCAACGATATCCTGGACATCTCCAAGGTCGAGGCCGGTGAAGCCAAGCTGGAAGAAGAGGATTTGGACCTGCGCGACCTTGCTGCCGCGGTTCGGCGCCTGATGTCGCCGCGCATCAGCGCGAAAAGTCAGGTTCTGTCCATCAATATTCCCGACAACATGCCCAAACTGCGGGGCGATGGCCGTATCATCCGCCAGGTCCTGATGAACCTGTTTGCCAACGCCAACAAGTTCACGCCCGAAGGCGGCGCCCTGACGATGTCGACCGGCGTCGATTACCGGGGCGGCATCAGGATCGAGGTCGCGGACACGGGCATCGGCATCGCCGCCGAGGATATTCCCCTGGTCCTCGAAGCGTTCGGTCAGGTCCGCACCAGCCATACCGTCACCCACGAAGGCACGGGGCTGGGTCTGACCCTGTCCAAGCAGCTCGTTGAATTGCACGGCGGCGACCTTGCCATTCAAAGCGAGGTCGGCAAGGGAACGACGGTGATCCTCAGATTTCCGGCGGAACGTACGCTGTCTTGA
- a CDS encoding methyl-accepting chemotaxis protein — protein MSNTEIGSAHTEVAQDSAAPEKSKSGSLGRRISLILAAAVLVGLAAILILQSLSLKNALIDLAHVKNRQVTELLASQVSGGLRWSKKEAVDQAYQQLASSADSDLATLVAFDKKDQALSSFQSERFAKADLNDAIAKGGDALKEGKTVTWEGDKNFVVATPVLSGKNNDRVGTLAIAWSTDREAASITKATTTGMTVAVVTLVILVGLLLFIINRQVSVPLQTITRVTTRLVAGDLGIDVPSQERNDEVGALAKCIQVFKEKSTEMERMKLERDEMERRASEEKRSSMAELANTFERSVGEVVNGLSVAADEMTSSADLMTAAADETDQQSSNVANASSIASKNVQTVAAASEELSSSVSEISRQVSESARIASSAVQEAENTNAMIQNLATAAQSIGEVVSLITDIAEQTNLLALNATIEAARAGDAGKGFAVVASEVKNLANQTAKATEEISKQIGDIQAATGNAVTANEEISKTIRRISEIASGIAAAVEQQGAATQEIARNVEQAASGTNEVTQNITTVAEAAKRTGEAASQIRTVSTTVSEKAQMLREEVDSFLTSIRNG, from the coding sequence GTGTCAAACACGGAAATTGGGTCCGCTCATACCGAAGTGGCCCAGGATTCGGCCGCGCCGGAGAAATCTAAATCCGGCTCGCTCGGCCGCCGCATCAGCCTGATCCTCGCGGCCGCCGTCCTCGTCGGCTTGGCCGCAATATTGATTCTTCAATCCCTGAGCCTAAAAAATGCCCTGATCGATTTGGCCCATGTGAAAAACCGCCAAGTTACCGAACTGTTGGCGTCTCAGGTTTCGGGCGGATTGCGGTGGAGCAAGAAAGAGGCCGTCGACCAGGCATACCAGCAACTGGCGAGCAGCGCGGATTCAGATCTTGCCACGTTGGTTGCATTCGACAAAAAGGATCAAGCCCTGTCTTCTTTCCAGTCGGAGCGTTTCGCCAAGGCGGATCTGAACGACGCAATCGCAAAAGGCGGAGACGCCTTGAAAGAAGGAAAAACCGTCACCTGGGAAGGCGACAAAAACTTCGTTGTCGCCACCCCCGTGCTTTCGGGAAAGAACAACGACCGGGTAGGAACCCTGGCCATCGCCTGGAGCACCGACCGCGAGGCGGCATCCATCACAAAAGCGACGACGACGGGCATGACCGTCGCCGTCGTGACGCTTGTGATTCTTGTCGGGCTGTTGCTGTTCATCATCAATCGTCAGGTTTCGGTGCCACTCCAAACCATTACCCGCGTCACCACCAGGCTTGTGGCAGGCGACCTGGGCATCGACGTGCCGTCACAGGAACGGAACGACGAGGTGGGGGCGCTCGCCAAGTGCATCCAGGTGTTCAAGGAAAAGAGCACCGAAATGGAACGCATGAAGCTTGAGCGTGACGAGATGGAACGCCGGGCGTCGGAAGAAAAACGGTCGTCTATGGCGGAACTCGCGAACACCTTCGAACGAAGCGTCGGCGAAGTGGTCAACGGACTTTCCGTCGCTGCGGACGAAATGACAAGCTCCGCCGACCTGATGACCGCCGCCGCCGACGAAACCGATCAACAGTCCAGCAATGTCGCCAATGCGTCCAGCATCGCGTCGAAAAACGTGCAGACCGTAGCCGCCGCAAGTGAAGAACTCTCAAGCTCCGTGTCCGAGATTAGTCGCCAGGTTTCGGAATCGGCCCGGATCGCCTCAAGCGCTGTGCAAGAAGCGGAGAATACTAACGCCATGATCCAAAACCTGGCGACCGCCGCCCAAAGCATCGGCGAGGTCGTGTCGCTGATTACCGACATTGCCGAGCAGACGAACCTATTGGCGCTAAATGCGACGATTGAAGCCGCGCGCGCCGGAGATGCCGGCAAAGGCTTTGCCGTCGTGGCGTCCGAAGTCAAGAACCTGGCCAATCAGACCGCCAAGGCGACCGAGGAAATCAGCAAGCAGATCGGCGACATTCAGGCGGCGACAGGAAACGCCGTCACCGCCAATGAAGAGATATCAAAAACGATCCGCCGCATCAGTGAAATCGCATCCGGCATCGCCGCCGCGGTCGAACAACAAGGTGCAGCGACGCAGGAGATTGCCCGCAATGTCGAACAGGCTGCATCCGGCACCAACGAGGTGACACAAAACATCACCACCGTGGCGGAAGCGGCGAAGCGGACCGGCGAAGCCGCAAGCCAGATTCGAACGGTTTCGACGACCGTATCCGAGAAGGCGCAGATGTTGCGGGAAGAAGTCGATAGTTTCTTGACCAGCATCCGCAACGGCTGA
- the serA gene encoding phosphoglycerate dehydrogenase yields the protein MPKVLISDKMSGLAAEVFQRRGIEVDVKTGLTPEDLSAIIGDYDGLAVRSSTKVRGPIIEAAKNLKVIGRAGIGVDNVDLSAATAKGIVVMNTPFGNSITTAEHAIAMLMALARDIPAANASTHAGKWEKSRFMGVEITGKVLGIVGCGNIGSVVADRAQGLKMRVIAFDPYLGEERAKELGVEKVSLDDLLARADFISLHTPLTDATRHIIDADALAKTRPGVRLVNCARGGLVDEVALKAALDSGHVAGAAIDVFEEEPATESPLFGMENVVATPHLGAATTEAQEKVAVQIAEQMADYLLDGAVSNALNMPSVTAEEAPRLKPYMALAQQLGSFAGQATRSAIREVTISYEGVCGELNCKPLTAVVLQGLLGPSMEGINMVNAPTIAKDRDIIVREVRSDDAGAFHSRIEVTVTTANQTRSLAGTLFHDRPRLVEIKGIPIDATLGRNMLYITNYDKPGLIGALGSLLGDAGINIATFNLGRAQAGGDAIALLEIDEAPPSELLAKIQGLEHVVVAQAMKF from the coding sequence ATGCCGAAAGTGCTGATTTCCGACAAGATGTCGGGCCTCGCGGCTGAGGTCTTCCAACGCCGCGGGATCGAGGTGGACGTGAAGACGGGCCTCACGCCCGAGGACCTGTCCGCGATCATCGGGGACTATGACGGCCTGGCCGTGCGCTCGTCGACCAAGGTGCGCGGCCCCATCATCGAAGCGGCGAAGAACCTGAAGGTCATCGGCCGGGCCGGGATCGGCGTGGACAACGTCGACCTGAGCGCCGCCACGGCCAAGGGCATCGTGGTGATGAACACGCCGTTCGGCAATTCCATCACCACGGCCGAACACGCCATCGCCATGTTGATGGCCCTGGCCCGCGACATCCCCGCGGCCAACGCCTCGACCCATGCCGGAAAGTGGGAGAAATCCCGCTTCATGGGGGTCGAGATCACGGGCAAGGTGCTGGGCATCGTCGGCTGCGGCAACATCGGATCGGTTGTCGCCGACCGGGCCCAAGGCTTGAAGATGCGGGTTATCGCCTTCGACCCCTACCTGGGCGAGGAGCGGGCCAAGGAACTGGGGGTCGAGAAGGTTTCCCTCGACGACCTTCTGGCCCGCGCCGATTTCATCAGCCTGCACACGCCGCTGACGGATGCCACGCGGCATATCATCGATGCCGATGCCCTGGCCAAGACGCGCCCGGGCGTGCGTCTGGTGAACTGCGCCCGCGGCGGGCTGGTCGACGAGGTCGCGCTCAAGGCGGCGCTCGACAGCGGCCATGTGGCGGGGGCGGCGATCGACGTGTTCGAGGAAGAACCGGCGACGGAAAGTCCCCTGTTCGGCATGGAGAACGTCGTCGCGACGCCGCACCTGGGGGCGGCCACCACCGAGGCCCAGGAAAAGGTTGCGGTACAGATCGCCGAACAGATGGCCGACTACCTTTTGGACGGGGCGGTGTCCAACGCGCTCAACATGCCGTCGGTGACGGCGGAGGAAGCGCCCCGTCTGAAACCCTATATGGCGCTCGCCCAGCAGCTCGGCAGCTTTGCCGGGCAGGCGACGCGCTCGGCCATCCGCGAGGTCACGATCTCCTACGAAGGGGTGTGCGGCGAGCTGAACTGCAAGCCGCTGACCGCCGTCGTCCTGCAGGGGCTTTTGGGGCCGTCCATGGAAGGCATCAACATGGTCAACGCGCCGACCATCGCCAAGGATCGCGACATCATCGTGCGCGAGGTGCGGTCCGACGACGCGGGAGCGTTCCATTCCCGCATCGAGGTGACGGTAACGACCGCGAACCAGACCCGCTCGCTGGCCGGCACCTTGTTCCACGACCGGCCGCGCCTGGTCGAAATCAAGGGCATCCCTATCGACGCGACGCTCGGCCGGAACATGCTCTACATCACCAACTACGACAAACCGGGCCTGATCGGGGCCTTGGGGTCGTTGCTGGGCGATGCGGGCATCAACATCGCGACCTTCAACCTGGGCCGCGCCCAGGCCGGCGGCGACGCCATCGCGCTGCTGGAAATCGACGAAGCGCCGCCATCCGAGCTTTTGGCGAAAATCCAGGGGTTGGAGCACGTCGTCGTTGCCCAGGCGATGAAGTTCTAA
- a CDS encoding PDC sensor domain-containing protein, translated as MSSILKHVMAVLAVFTLLAVSHPIQADTPHEAPMKELAATKVKAWISDPAIIGAIKAQNTANAALTEDAILKLDKQWRAETKAGSGPLVDKVLNNALSAFLKKVKADGGGLYTEIFVMDAKGLNVGQSDITSDYWQGDEAKWQKTYPVGPGAVHIGKVAQDESTQKFQSQLSLPITDPATGKNIGAITIGVDLEALGI; from the coding sequence ATGTCAAGTATCCTGAAACACGTCATGGCCGTGCTCGCCGTGTTTACCTTGCTGGCCGTCTCGCACCCGATTCAAGCGGACACCCCCCACGAGGCCCCGATGAAGGAACTCGCTGCCACGAAAGTGAAAGCCTGGATTTCGGACCCTGCGATTATCGGGGCAATCAAGGCGCAAAACACCGCCAACGCCGCCTTGACCGAAGACGCCATCCTCAAATTGGACAAGCAATGGCGTGCCGAAACCAAAGCCGGCTCCGGCCCCCTTGTCGACAAGGTTCTGAACAATGCGCTGTCCGCGTTCCTGAAAAAGGTCAAAGCGGACGGCGGCGGGCTTTACACGGAAATCTTCGTCATGGATGCCAAGGGCCTGAACGTCGGGCAAAGCGACATCACGTCGGATTATTGGCAGGGCGATGAGGCCAAGTGGCAAAAAACCTACCCCGTCGGCCCCGGCGCCGTCCATATCGGCAAGGTCGCGCAGGATGAATCGACGCAGAAATTCCAGTCACAACTTAGTCTTCCCATCACCGATCCTGCGACCGGCAAGAATATCGGCGCGATAACCATCGGTGTCGATTTGGAAGCATTGGGAATTTAA
- a CDS encoding PAS domain S-box protein translates to MAADRAIRPPAVAVFGIALTAVVAASAGIFQHIDNKNTAHERFSALTREFTTLVEERFQLYQYGLRGTRGAIIAGGRINIPRNTFEEYFSSRERFQEFPGARGFGFIVKISNEQTARFIEAARVDEFPSFNLRELAPNAGERFIIKYIYPLKGNEGATGLDIASESNRRTAALNAARSGETRLTAPITLVQASGETNHGFLILMPIYWRADVPDDPEERVKQTVGWSYSPLVVSEVLKDLGPRREEIAFSITDVSDEIEFYRSPGFDPRIEAVIGDEVEVFGRRWRLSFHPRPAFAKQYAGITPGILSLTLVLLGILGTATAYNFSRNRAQAQQARWEEEELAYKIIDATPQALLVVNQAGIIIRANAYCERVFGWSMSDLLGKPVDDLVPPNVRDAHKELRENYDYQPRNMGSGQDLEAVRADGTRFPITARLAPLSIGDRKLVVAGVTDISAEREAVKVMAASEQRWQEVANSLPQLVWTCDANGVCDFLSQQWADYTGASSRPLLGDGWLDWVHPDDQEHLMAVWRKSVETKVPFSTEFRIRGHDGTYRLFFARADPVMDADGNVLRWLGSNTDIEDRHQAELQVRALLREMEDRVATRTVELNTALRDLRNVLDSVPSMIAYWDSDQHNRFANKAYEEWFGVTPEWLAGRHIKELMGEDLYQKSLVYIEGALRGEPQAFERELVDAEGVPRFTQAQYLPDVSGEKVQGFYVFVFDVTAIKASEIAQKQAREAAEAATRAKSAFLTSMSHELRTPMNSILGFTDILISQHFGTLNDKQLEHASLIKRSGQHLLSLMDSVLELSKIEAGRITISIEPVNVVAIVKSVMATLEPLAEKFGVEMRAPNLGRDDSFVTADVTRLTQVMINLGSNAIKYNRAGGWVEFSCEALSRETFRITVTDNGRGIPADRQSGVFQPFNRLGAEQGKIEGSGIGLALVRNYVELMGGRIDFESVEGEGSRFWVDLHSADVENVNNHQESADADAPKTQRIAGHMKVLYVEDNDINRALFENFMEMLDDVEYLEAEDGATGLAIARDVHPDVIFLDIDLPDMNGYDVLAEIRSDPELRYTPVIALTANAMSGDAERGLDAGFDRYLPKPFKLEEILTAVTEQRDVIERRKRPRTKN, encoded by the coding sequence ATGGCGGCCGACCGTGCCATCCGCCCGCCTGCTGTCGCCGTATTCGGCATCGCCCTGACGGCGGTGGTGGCGGCGTCTGCGGGCATATTTCAGCATATCGACAACAAGAACACCGCTCACGAGCGGTTTTCCGCGCTCACGCGGGAGTTCACGACGCTCGTCGAGGAACGCTTTCAGCTGTATCAGTATGGCCTGCGCGGGACGCGCGGCGCGATCATCGCCGGTGGCCGGATAAACATCCCTCGAAACACCTTCGAGGAATACTTCTCGTCGCGTGAACGGTTTCAGGAGTTTCCCGGCGCACGTGGTTTCGGGTTCATCGTCAAGATATCGAACGAACAAACGGCGCGGTTCATCGAGGCGGCGCGTGTGGACGAATTTCCTTCGTTCAACCTGCGCGAACTTGCCCCGAACGCGGGCGAGCGTTTCATCATCAAGTACATCTATCCCCTCAAGGGTAACGAAGGGGCGACGGGCCTTGATATTGCGTCGGAAAGCAACCGGCGCACCGCGGCGCTGAATGCGGCGCGAAGCGGTGAAACCCGGCTGACCGCGCCGATCACACTGGTTCAGGCGTCGGGTGAAACGAACCACGGGTTTCTTATTCTGATGCCGATCTACTGGCGGGCCGATGTGCCGGACGACCCGGAAGAACGTGTGAAGCAAACGGTGGGGTGGAGCTATTCGCCCCTTGTCGTCAGCGAGGTCCTGAAGGACCTGGGCCCGCGCCGGGAAGAAATCGCCTTTTCGATTACAGACGTCAGTGACGAGATCGAGTTCTATCGTTCGCCGGGGTTTGATCCCAGGATCGAGGCGGTCATCGGCGACGAGGTGGAGGTGTTCGGACGCCGTTGGCGCCTAAGCTTCCATCCGCGCCCCGCATTTGCCAAGCAATATGCCGGAATCACCCCGGGCATTCTCAGTCTAACCCTTGTCTTGTTGGGAATTCTCGGCACCGCGACCGCGTACAATTTCTCGCGAAACCGGGCACAAGCCCAGCAGGCCCGGTGGGAAGAAGAGGAATTGGCCTACAAGATCATCGACGCGACGCCCCAGGCGCTGCTCGTCGTCAATCAGGCCGGGATCATCATTCGCGCGAATGCCTATTGCGAACGTGTTTTCGGCTGGTCCATGTCCGACCTGCTTGGAAAACCCGTCGACGATCTGGTGCCGCCCAACGTGCGGGACGCGCACAAGGAACTTCGCGAAAATTACGATTATCAGCCCCGCAATATGGGCAGCGGCCAGGACCTGGAGGCGGTGAGGGCCGACGGAACGCGGTTTCCCATTACCGCGCGCCTCGCCCCCTTGTCGATCGGCGACAGGAAACTGGTCGTCGCGGGCGTCACCGATATCTCGGCAGAACGCGAAGCCGTCAAGGTCATGGCGGCCAGCGAACAACGCTGGCAAGAGGTGGCCAACTCCCTGCCGCAGCTTGTCTGGACCTGCGACGCCAACGGTGTCTGCGACTTTCTCAGTCAGCAATGGGCCGACTACACCGGCGCGTCCTCTCGGCCGCTGTTGGGCGACGGCTGGCTGGACTGGGTCCATCCGGACGACCAGGAACATCTGATGGCCGTCTGGCGGAAATCGGTTGAAACCAAGGTGCCGTTCTCGACCGAATTCCGCATCAGAGGGCATGACGGGACGTACCGGCTGTTTTTCGCGCGGGCGGATCCGGTCATGGATGCGGACGGAAATGTCCTGCGGTGGCTCGGCTCCAACACGGATATCGAAGACCGGCACCAGGCGGAACTGCAGGTTCGCGCCTTGTTGCGGGAGATGGAAGACCGTGTCGCCACGCGCACGGTGGAACTGAACACGGCCTTGCGCGACCTGAGGAACGTATTGGACAGCGTGCCGTCGATGATCGCCTATTGGGACAGCGATCAGCACAACCGTTTCGCCAACAAGGCCTATGAGGAATGGTTCGGTGTGACGCCGGAATGGCTGGCCGGCCGGCACATCAAGGAACTTATGGGCGAGGATCTATATCAAAAGAGCCTTGTGTATATCGAGGGAGCCCTGCGGGGGGAGCCGCAGGCGTTCGAACGAGAACTTGTCGATGCCGAAGGTGTCCCGCGGTTCACCCAAGCGCAATACCTGCCGGACGTTTCCGGCGAAAAGGTTCAGGGGTTTTATGTCTTCGTCTTCGACGTCACGGCGATCAAGGCATCGGAAATTGCGCAAAAGCAGGCGCGGGAGGCCGCCGAGGCGGCGACCCGCGCGAAATCGGCGTTTCTGACCTCGATGAGCCATGAATTGCGCACGCCCATGAACTCGATCCTTGGGTTCACCGATATCCTGATCTCGCAGCATTTCGGCACGCTCAACGACAAGCAGCTTGAACATGCGAGCCTGATTAAAAGAAGCGGCCAACATCTTTTGAGCCTGATGGACAGCGTGCTGGAGTTGAGCAAGATCGAGGCCGGCCGCATCACGATATCGATCGAGCCCGTCAATGTCGTCGCGATCGTGAAATCCGTCATGGCGACTCTTGAACCGCTGGCGGAAAAATTCGGGGTTGAAATGCGCGCGCCGAACCTGGGCAGGGACGACAGTTTCGTGACGGCGGACGTGACGCGCCTGACGCAGGTTATGATCAATCTCGGGTCCAACGCCATCAAGTACAATCGCGCGGGCGGTTGGGTGGAATTCTCCTGCGAGGCGCTTTCCCGGGAAACGTTTCGCATCACCGTGACCGACAACGGCCGCGGCATTCCGGCGGACCGGCAAAGCGGCGTTTTTCAGCCGTTCAACCGCCTTGGCGCCGAACAGGGAAAGATCGAAGGCAGCGGCATCGGCCTTGCCTTGGTCAGGAACTATGTCGAGCTGATGGGTGGGCGCATCGACTTCGAAAGCGTCGAGGGCGAGGGCAGCCGGTTCTGGGTCGATCTGCATTCGGCGGATGTCGAGAACGTCAATAACCATCAGGAGTCGGCGGACGCGGACGCTCCCAAAACGCAGCGTATCGCCGGCCACATGAAGGTTCTCTATGTCGAGGACAATGACATAAACCGGGCATTGTTCGAAAACTTCATGGAGATGCTCGACGATGTCGAATACCTGGAAGCGGAGGACGGCGCCACGGGGCTCGCCATCGCCCGGGACGTTCATCCGGACGTCATTTTCCTGGATATCGACCTGCCGGACATGAACGGATACGACGTCCTCGCCGAGATCAGATCTGACCCAGAACTAAGGTATACGCCGGTTATCGCATTGACCGCCAATGCCATGAGCGGCGATGCCGAACGCGGCCTGGACGCGGGCTTCGACAGATATCTGCCGAAGCCCTTCAAGCTTGAGGAAATCCTTACGGCCGTGACCGAGCAGCGGGACGTCATCGAGCGAAGAAAGCGTCCGAGGACGAAAAATTAG
- a CDS encoding methyltransferase domain-containing protein has translation MSRRSQAVRKAEEYYDSSEADAFYKNVWGGEDIHIGIYNTPDEDIAQASRRTVETMALQIPGLGRKTRVIDLGAGYGGSARHLAGTYGCRVTCLNLSETQNDLNRDKNAETDLDALIDVVHGSFEDIPAEDASVDLVWSQDAILHSGDRPRVLDEISRVLAPGGHVIFTDPMQADDVPDGVLQPILDRIHLTTLGSFAFYRDEFAKRGFSEVRLSPMLNQLRTHYFRVGEDLKRRYDEIVRLSGKTYVDNMLRGLDHWVNGADKGYLAWGILHFKKG, from the coding sequence ATGAGTAGGCGCTCGCAGGCAGTCCGCAAGGCCGAGGAATATTACGACTCGTCGGAAGCCGATGCCTTCTACAAGAACGTCTGGGGTGGCGAGGACATCCACATCGGCATCTACAACACCCCCGACGAAGACATCGCCCAGGCCAGCCGACGGACCGTGGAAACCATGGCCTTGCAGATCCCGGGACTGGGCAGGAAGACCCGCGTCATCGACCTGGGGGCCGGATACGGCGGCTCCGCCCGCCATCTTGCGGGCACCTACGGCTGCCGCGTGACCTGCCTGAACCTGAGCGAGACCCAGAACGACCTGAACCGGGATAAGAACGCGGAAACCGATCTGGACGCCCTGATCGATGTCGTGCACGGCTCGTTCGAGGACATCCCGGCCGAGGACGCCTCCGTCGACCTTGTGTGGTCGCAGGACGCCATCCTCCATTCCGGGGATCGTCCCCGCGTGCTGGATGAAATTTCCCGGGTCCTGGCCCCGGGCGGGCATGTCATCTTCACCGACCCGATGCAGGCCGACGACGTGCCCGACGGCGTGTTGCAACCCATCCTGGACCGCATTCATCTGACGACCCTGGGCTCTTTCGCCTTTTATCGGGACGAATTCGCCAAGCGCGGTTTTTCAGAAGTGCGGTTGTCGCCCATGCTGAACCAGTTGCGGACCCATTACTTCCGCGTCGGCGAGGACCTGAAACGCCGGTATGACGAGATCGTCCGCCTGTCGGGAAAGACCTACGTCGACAACATGCTGCGCGGGCTGGATCATTGGGTCAACGGCGCCGACAAGGGGTATCTCGCCTGGGGTATCCTGCACTTCAAGAAGGGCTGA
- a CDS encoding transporter substrate-binding domain-containing protein gives MLRFCGLAVVALLLACPAQAETIRLVYEPVENPPRYYGTTAKVPKDRPGVTIEVFREVARRLNVSLDFERVPWNRGLFMVETGEVDGIFHASYKPERAEFGVYPTLADGRTPDESRAVFFQSYSFYVRREAGVSFDGRRLRGTQGRAVAVTRGYSVITELKALGIPFEEERTQTLNLAKLDNGRVAAYAELDNMIAPYLADNGGPFTGIAMLRPAISEKAYYLLFSKPFHKNNTKLADAFWNEIRNINRSPLIGEIIGRYR, from the coding sequence ATGCTTCGGTTCTGCGGTTTGGCCGTCGTGGCGCTGCTGCTTGCCTGTCCGGCACAGGCGGAAACCATCCGTCTGGTCTATGAGCCTGTCGAAAACCCACCGCGTTATTACGGCACCACGGCCAAGGTTCCGAAAGACAGGCCCGGGGTCACCATCGAGGTCTTCCGCGAGGTTGCGCGCCGCCTGAATGTCTCGCTCGATTTCGAACGTGTGCCCTGGAACAGGGGGCTGTTCATGGTCGAAACCGGCGAAGTCGATGGTATTTTCCACGCCAGCTACAAGCCGGAAAGAGCGGAATTCGGCGTCTATCCGACGCTTGCCGACGGCAGGACGCCGGACGAGTCCCGGGCCGTCTTCTTTCAATCCTATTCCTTTTATGTGCGCCGCGAGGCCGGCGTATCCTTTGACGGGCGCAGGCTGCGCGGCACGCAAGGCCGCGCGGTGGCGGTGACGCGGGGGTATTCCGTCATCACCGAACTTAAAGCCCTTGGTATTCCTTTCGAGGAAGAACGCACGCAAACATTGAATCTTGCGAAATTGGACAACGGGCGCGTTGCGGCCTACGCGGAACTTGATAACATGATCGCGCCTTATCTGGCGGACAATGGCGGGCCCTTCACCGGAATCGCCATGTTGCGGCCCGCGATTTCGGAGAAGGCCTACTACCTTCTGTTTTCAAAGCCCTTCCATAAGAACAACACAAAACTCGCTGATGCCTTCTGGAACGAAATCCGCAACATCAACCGCTCGCCCCTTATCGGCGAGATCATTGGAAGATACCGTTAG